A single Dunckerocampus dactyliophorus isolate RoL2022-P2 chromosome 2, RoL_Ddac_1.1, whole genome shotgun sequence DNA region contains:
- the LOC129174864 gene encoding dual specificity phosphatase 29-like → MMCERKQATPETSDDYVTPSSYELDKILNRGCPAYTPYSEVWPQVYIGDEDSGKDKLRLKRLGITHVLNAAEGTWNNVDTGAGYYGDMGVVYHGVLAADTPTFDLSQYFFSAAQFIKEALSDPRNKLLVHCVMGRSRSATLFLAYLMIYQDMTLVDAVEHVKTRRRIMPNWGFLKQLRALDEHLLQQRKEESQQTERDETQSR, encoded by the exons ATGATGTGTGAAAGGAAGCAGGCTACTCCCGAGACCAGCGACGACTACGTGACACCCAGCAGCTATGAGCTGGACAAAATCCTCAACCGTGGCTGCCCGGCCTACACTCCTTACAGCGAGGTGTGGCCTCAGGTCTACATTGGCGACGA GGACTCAGGAAAGGACAAGCTGAGGCTGAAAAGGCTGGGCATTACGCACGTCTTGAACGCAGCAGAGGGCACGTGGAACAACGTGGACACCGGAGCTGGTTACTATGGCGACATGGGCGTGGTCTACCATGGCGTGCTGGCGGCAGACACTCCGACCTTCGACCTAAGCCAGTATTTTTTCTCTGCAGCCCAGTTCATTAAAGAGGCACTAAGCGACCCCCGCA ACAAACTGCTGGTTCACTGCGTGATGGGAAGGAGTCGCTCAGCCACGTTGTTCCTCGCCTATCTGATGATTTACCAGGACATGACGCTGGTGGACGCCGTAGAGCACGTAAAGACACGCAGGAGGATCATGCCCAACTGGGGcttcctgaagcagctgaggGCGCTGGACGAGCATCTACTGCAACAGCGGAAAGAAGAGAGTCAGCAAACAGAGAGAGATGAGACACAGTCAAGATGA